In a genomic window of Phacochoerus africanus isolate WHEZ1 chromosome 6, ROS_Pafr_v1, whole genome shotgun sequence:
- the VANGL2 gene encoding vang-like protein 2: MDTESQYSGYSYKSGHSRSSRKHRDRRDRHRSKSRDGSRGDKSVTIQAPGEPLLDNESTRGDERDDNWGETTTVVTGTSEHSISHDDLTRIAKDMEDSVPLDCSRHLGVAAGATLALLSFLTPLAFLLLPPLLWREELEPCGTACEGLFISVAFKLLILLLGSWALFFRRPKASLPRVFVLRALLMVLVFLLVVSYWLFYGVRILDARERSYQGVVQFAVSLVDALLFVHYLAVVLLELRQLQPQFTLKVVRSTDGASRFYNVGHLSIQRVAVWILEKYYHDFPVYNPALLNLPKSVLAKKVSGFKVYSLGEENSTNNSTGQSRAVIAAAARRRDNSHNEYYYEEAEHERRVRKRRARLVVAVEEAFTHIKRLQEEEQKNPREVMDPREAAQAIFASMARAMQKYLRTTKQQPYHTMESILQHLEFCITHDMTPKAFLERYLAAGPTIQYHKERWLAKQWTLVSEEPVTSGLKDGIVFLLKRQDFSLVVSTKKVPFFKLSEEFVDPKSHKFVMRLQSETSV, translated from the exons ATGGACACCGAGTCCCAGTACTCCGGCTATTCCTATAAGTCGGGCCACTCGCGCAGCTCCCGCAAGCACAG GGACCGCCGGGACCGACACCGCTCCAAGAGCCGAGATGGGAGCCGCGGGGACAAGTCAGTGACGATCCAGGCCCCAGGGGAGCCCCTGCTGGACAACGAGTCCACGCGAGGGGATGAGCGG GATGACAACTGGGGGGAGACGACCACGGTTGTCACGGGCACCTCGGAGCACAGCATCTCCCACGATGACCTCACACGCATCGCCAAGGACATGGAGGACAGCGTCCCGCTGGACTGCTCCCGGCACCTGGGTGTGGCAGCGGGGGCCACGCTGGCCCTGCTCTCTTTCCTCACACCGCTGGCTTTCCTGCTGCTGCCCCCGCTGCTGTGGCGGGAGGAGCTGGAGCCGTGCGGGACAGCCTGCGAGGGCCTCTTCATCTCCGTGGCTTTCAAGCTGCTCATCTTgctgctgggcagctgggccCTGTTCTTCCGCCGGCCCAAGGCCTCCCTGCCCCGCGTCTTTGTGCTACGTGCGCTGCTCATGGTGCTTGTCTTCCTGCTTGTCGTCTCCTACTGGCTCTTTTACGGCGTGCGCATCCTGGACGCTCGCGAGCGCAGCTACCAAGGCGTGGTGCAGTTTGCCGTGTCGCTGGTGGATGCCCTGCTTTTCGTGCACTACCTGGCCGTGGTCCTGCTGGAGCTGCGCCAGCTCCAGCCTCAGTTCACACTCAAGGTCGTGCGCTCCACCGACGGGGCCAGCCGCTTCTACAATGTGGGCCATCTCAG CATCCAGCGCGTGGCAGTGTGGATCCTGGAGAAGTATTACCATGACTTCCCTGTCTACAACCCTGCCCTCCTCAACCTGCCCAAGTCCGTCCTGGCCAAGAAAGTGTCTGGCTTCAAGGTGTATTCCCTCGGAGAGG AAAACAGCACCAACAACTCCACGGGCCAGTCCCGGGCTGTGATTGCAGCTGCGGCCCGGAGAAGGGACAACAGCCACAATGAGTACTACTACGAGGAGGCCGAGCACGAGCGGAGGGTGCGCAAGCGGAGGGCCAG GCTTGTGGTGGCGGTGGAGGAGGCCTTCACTCACATTAAGCGGCTGCAGGAAGAGGAGCAGAAGAACCCCAGGGAGGTGATGGACCCCCGGGAGGCAGCCCAGGCCATCTTCGCCTCCATGGCCCGTGCCATGCAGAAGTACCTTCGCACCACCAAGCAGCAGCCGTACCACACCATGGAAAGCATCCTGCAGCACCTCGAGTTCTGCATCACGCACGACATGACGCCCAAG gCCTTCCTGGAGCGGTACCTGGCGGCCGGACCCACCATCCAGTACCACAAGGAACGCTGGCTGGCCAAGCAGTGGACACTGGTGAGCGAGGAGCCGGTGACCAGCGGGCTCAAGGACGGCATCGTTTTCCTCTTGAAACGCCAGGACTTCAGCCTGGTGGTCAGCACCAAGAAGGTCCCGTTCTTCAAACTCTCCGAGGAATTTGTGGATCCCAAGTCGCACAAGTTTGTCATGAGGCTGCAGTCGGAGACCTCGGTGTGA